The Apium graveolens cultivar Ventura chromosome 6, ASM990537v1, whole genome shotgun sequence genome contains a region encoding:
- the LOC141667383 gene encoding uncharacterized protein LOC141667383 isoform X2 gives MLLLFYYSVTLSVTVFQLLLLLICYLLCYYCFYLITIINDRETGRSRGFGFVTFKDEKSMRDAIEGMNGQELDGRNITVNEAQSRGSGGGGGGGRREGGGGYGGGGGYGGGRREGGGGGYGGRREGGGGGYGGGGGGYGGRREGGDGGYGGGGGGSRW, from the exons ATGTTACTACTGTTTTACTACTCTGTTACTCTCTCTGTTACTGTGTTTCAACTGTTACTGTTACTCATTTGCTACTTACTTTGTTACTACTGCTTTTACCTTATCACG ATCATCAACGATCGTGAAACAGGGAGATCAAGAGGCTTTGGATTCGTTACATTCAAGGACGAGAAGTCGATGCGTGATGCGATTGAAGGAATGAACGGCCAGGAGCTAGACGGCCGTAACATCACCGTTAACGAAGCTCAGTCTCGTGGAAGCGGTGGCGGTGGCGGCGGTGGACGTCGTGAAGGCGGTGGTGGTTATGGAGGTGGCGGTGGATACGGAGGAGGCCGTCGCGAAGGCGGTGGAGGTGGATACGGAGGTCGTCGTGAAGGCGGTGGAGGTGGATACGGAGGCGGTGGTGGTGGTTATGGTGGAAGAAGAGAGGGAGGTGATGGTGGTTACGGAGGCGGCGGCGGTGGTTCCAGGTGGTAA
- the LOC141667383 gene encoding glycine-rich RNA-binding protein-like isoform X1: MAEVEYRCFVGGLAWATTDVSLENAFSQFGDITDSKIINDRETGRSRGFGFVTFKDEKSMRDAIEGMNGQELDGRNITVNEAQSRGSGGGGGGGRREGGGGYGGGGGYGGGRREGGGGGYGGRREGGGGGYGGGGGGYGGRREGGDGGYGGGGGGSRW, encoded by the exons ATGGCAGAagttgaatacagatgcttcgTTGGTGGCCTTGCCTGGGCTACTACCGATGTGTCTCTCGAAAACGCTTTCTCTCAGTTCGGCGATATCACTGATTCTAAG ATCATCAACGATCGTGAAACAGGGAGATCAAGAGGCTTTGGATTCGTTACATTCAAGGACGAGAAGTCGATGCGTGATGCGATTGAAGGAATGAACGGCCAGGAGCTAGACGGCCGTAACATCACCGTTAACGAAGCTCAGTCTCGTGGAAGCGGTGGCGGTGGCGGCGGTGGACGTCGTGAAGGCGGTGGTGGTTATGGAGGTGGCGGTGGATACGGAGGAGGCCGTCGCGAAGGCGGTGGAGGTGGATACGGAGGTCGTCGTGAAGGCGGTGGAGGTGGATACGGAGGCGGTGGTGGTGGTTATGGTGGAAGAAGAGAGGGAGGTGATGGTGGTTACGGAGGCGGCGGCGGTGGTTCCAGGTGGTAA